A single Macaca mulatta isolate MMU2019108-1 chromosome 11, T2T-MMU8v2.0, whole genome shotgun sequence DNA region contains:
- the HDAC7 gene encoding histone deacetylase 7 isoform X2 yields the protein MFARSAGLCFPWVPGVSHGGDAEEVLAQHPTPTGRGAERSLRPPDSSAKGDGTQVSPGAHYRSPTGTGYFPRHFRRDTDLFIDSMFVECLSCGCPRPCADTPGPQPQPMDLRVGQRPPVEPPPEPTLLALQRPQRLHHHLFLAGLQQQRSVEPMRLSMDTPMPELQVGPQEQELRQLLHKDKSKRSAVASSVVKQKLAEVILKKQQAALERTVHSNSPGIPYRTLEPLETEGAARSMLSSFLPPVPSLPSDPPEHFPLRKTVSEPNLKLRYKPKKSLERRKNPLLRKESAPPSLRRRPAETLGDSSPSSSSTPASGCSSPNDSEHGPNPILGSEALLGQRLRLQETSLAPFALPTVSLLPAITLGLPAPARADSDRRTHPTLGPRGPILGSPHTPLFLPHGLEPEAGGTLPSRLQPILLLDPSGSHAPLLTVPGLGPLPFHFAQSLMTTERLSGSGLHWPLSRTRSEPLPPSATAPPPPGPMQPRLEQLKTHVQVIKRSAKPSEKPRLRQIPSAEDLETDGGGPGQVVDDGLEHRELSHGQPEARGPAPLQQHPQVLLWEQQRLAGRLPRGSTGDTVLLPLAQGGHRPLSRAQSSPAAPASLSAPEPASQARVLSSSETPARTLPFTTGLIYDSVMLKHQCSCGDNSRHPEHAGRIQSIWSRLQERGLRSQCECLRGRKASLEELQSVHSERHVLLYGTNPLSRLKLDNGKLAGLLAQRMFVMLPCGGVGVDTDTIWNELHSSNAARWAAGSVTDLAFKVASRELKNGFAVVRPPGHHADHSTAMGFCFFNSVAIACRQLQQQSKASKILIVDWDVHHGNGTQQTFYQDPSVLYISLHRHDDGNFFPGSGAVDEVGAGSGEGFNVNVAWTGGLDPPMGDPEYLAAFRTVVMPIAREFSPDLVLVSAGFDAAEGHPAPLGGYHVSAKCFGYMTQQLMNLAGGAVVLALEGGHDLTAICDASEACVAALLGNKVDPLSEEGWKQKPNLNAIRSLEAVIRVHSKYWGCMQRLASCPDSWVPRVPGADKEEVEAVTALASLSVGILAEDRPSEQLVEEEEPMNL from the exons ATGGGACCCAGGTGAGCCCGGGTGCCCACTATCGCAGCCCCACTGGCACAG GGTACTTTCCTCGACATTTTAGGAGAGACACCGATTTATTCATTGATTCTATGTTTGTGGAGTGCCTGTCATGTG gctgccCCAGGCCCTGTGCAGACACACCAGGCCCTCAGCCCCAGCCCATGGACCTGCGGGTGGGCCAGCGGCCCCCAGTGGAGCCCCCACCAGAGCCCACATTGCTGGCCCTGCAGCGTCCCCAGCGCCTGCACCACCACCTCTTCCTAGCAGGCCTGCAGCAGCAGCGCTCGGTGGAGCCCATGAGG CTCTCCATGGACACACCGATGCCCGAGTTGCAGGTGGGACCCCAGGAACAAGAGTTGCGGCAGCTTCTCCACAAGGACAAGAGCAAGCGAA GTGCTGTAGCCAGCAGCGTGGTCAAGCAGAAGCTGGCAGAGGTGATTCTGAAAAAACAGCAGGCAGCCCTAGAGAGAACAGTCCATTCCAACAGCCCCGGCATTCCCTACAG AACCCTGGAGCCCCTGGAGACGGAAGGAGCCGCCCGCTCCATGCTCAGCAGCTTTTTGCCTCCTGTTCCCAGCCTGCCCAGTGACCCCCCAGAGCACTTCCCTCTGCGCAAGACAG TCTCTGAGCCCAACCTGAAGCTGCGCTATAAGCCCAAGAAGTCCCTGGAGCGGAGGAAGAATCCACTGCTCCGAAAGGAAAGTGCGCCCCCCAGCCTCCGGCGGCGGCCTGCAGAGACCCTCGGAG ACTCCTCCCCAAGTAGTAGCAGCACGCCTGCGTCAGGGTGCAGCTCCCCCAATGACAGCGAGCACGGCCCCAATCCCATCCTGGGCTCGGAG GCGCTCTTGGGCCAGCGGCTGCGGCTGCAGGAGACTTCTCTGGCCCCGTTCGCCTTGCCGACAGTGTCCTTGCTGCCCGCAATCACGCTGGGGCTGCCCGCCCCTGCCAGG GCTGACAGTGACCGCAGGACCCATCCGACTCTGGGCCCTCGGGGGCCGATCCTGGGGAGCCCCCACACTCCCCTCTTCCTGCCCCATGGCCTGGAGCCCGAGGCTGGGGGCACTTTGCCCTCTCGCCTGCAGCCCATTCTCCTCCTGGACCCCTCAGGCTCTCATGCCCCGCTGCTGACTG TGCCCGGGCTTGGGCCCTTGCCCTTCCACTTTGCCCAGTCCTTAATGACCACCGAGCGGCTCTCCGGGTCAGGTCTCCACTGGCCACTGAGCCGGACTCGCTCAGAGCCCCTGCCCCCCAGTGCCACCGCTCCCCCACCGCCGGGCCCCATGCAGCCCCGCCTGGAGCAACTCAAAACTCACGTCCAGGTGATCAAG aggtcAGCCAAACCGAGTGAGAAGCCCCGGCTGCGGCAGATACCTTCGGCTGAAGACCTGGAGACAGATGGTGGGGGACCGGGCCAGGTGGTAGATGATGGCCTGGAACACAGGGAGCTGAGCCATGGGCAGCCTGAGGCCAGAGGCCCTGCTCCTCTCCAGCAGCACCCCCAG GTGTTGCTCTGGGAACAGCAGCGACTGGCTGGGCGGCTCCCCCGGGGCAGCACCGGGGACACTGTGCTGCTTCCTCTGGCTCAGGGTGGGCACCGGCCTCTGTCCCGGGCTCAGTCTTCCCCAGCCGCACCTGCCTCACTGTCAGCCCCAGAACCTGCCAGCCAGGCGCGAGTCCTCTCCAGCTCAGAGACCCCTGCCAGGACCCTGCCCTTCACCACAG GGCTGATCTATGACTCGGTCATGCTGAAGCACCAGTGCTCCTGTGGTGACAACAGCAGGCACCCAGAGCACGCCGGCCGCATCCAGAGCATCTGGTCCCGGCTGCAGGAGCGGGGTCTCCGGAGCCAGTGTGAG TGTCTCCGAGGCCGGAAGGCCTCCCTGGAGGAGCTGCAGTCGGTCCACTCTGAGCGGCACGTGCTCCTCTATGGCACCAACCCGCTCAGCCGCCTCAAACTGGACAACGGGAAGCTGGCAG GGCTCCTGGCACAGCGGATGTTTGTGATGCTGCCCTGTGGTGGGGTTGGG GTGGACACTGACACCATCTGGAATGAGCTGCATTCCTCCAATGCAGCCCGCTGGGCCGCTGGCAGTGTCACTGACCTCGCCTTCAAAGTGGCTTCTCGTGAGCTGAAG AATGGTTTCGCTGTGGTGCGGCCCCCAGGACACCATGCAGATCATTCAACAGCCAT GGGCTTCTGCTTCTTCAACTCAGTGGCCATCGCCTGCCGGCAGCTGCAACAGCAGAGCAAGGCTAGCAAGATCCTCATTGTAGACTGG GACGTGCACCATGGCAACGGCACCCAGCAAACCTTCTACCAAGACCCCAGTGTGCTCTACATCTCCCTGCATCGCCATGACGATGGCAACTTCTTCCCGGGGAGTGGGGCTGTGGATGAG GTAGGGGCTGGCAGCGGTGAGGGCTTCAATGTCAATGTGGCCTGGACTGGAGGTCTGGATCCCCCCATGGGGGATCCTGAGTACCTGGCTGCTTTCAG GACAGTCGTGATGCCCATTGCCCGAGAGTTCTCTCCAGACCTAGTCCTGGTGTCTGCTGGATTTGATGCTGCTGAGGGTCACCCGGCCCCACTGGGTGGCTACCATGTTTCTGCCAAAT GTTTTGGGTACATGACGCAGCAACTGATGAACCTGGCAGGAGGTGCAGTGGTGCTGGCCTTGGAGGGTGGCCATGACCTCACAGCCATCTGTGACGCCTCTGAGGCCTGTGTGGCTGCTCTTCTGGGTAACAAG GTGGATCCCCTTTCAGAAGAAGGCTGGAAACAGAAACCCAACCTCAATGCCATCCGCTCTCTGGAGGCTGTGATCCGGGTGCACA GTAAATACTGGGGCTGCATGCAGCGCCTGGCCTCCTGTCCAGACTCCTGGGTGCCTAGAGTGCCAGGGGCTGACAAAGAAGAAGTGGAGGCA
- the HDAC7 gene encoding histone deacetylase 7 isoform X31 has product MLSSFLPPVPSLPSDPPEHFPLRKTVSEPNLKLRYKPKKSLERRKNPLLRKESAPPSLRRRPAETLGDSSPSSSSTPASGCSSPNDSEHGPNPILGSEALLGQRLRLQETSLAPFALPTVSLLPAITLGLPAPARADSDRRTHPTLGPRGPILGSPHTPLFLPHGLEPEAGGTLPSRLQPILLLDPSGSHAPLLTVPGLGPLPFHFAQSLMTTERLSGSGLHWPLSRTRSEPLPPSATAPPPPGPMQPRLEQLKTHVQVIKRSAKPSEKPRLRQIPSAEDLETDGGGPGQVVDDGLEHRELSHGQPEARGPAPLQQHPQVLLWEQQRLAGRLPRGSTGDTVLLPLAQGGHRPLSRAQSSPAAPASLSAPEPASQARVLSSSETPARTLPFTTGLIYDSVMLKHQCSCGDNSRHPEHAGRIQSIWSRLQERGLRSQCECLRGRKASLEELQSVHSERHVLLYGTNPLSRLKLDNGKLAGLLAQRMFVMLPCGGVGVDTDTIWNELHSSNAARWAAGSVTDLAFKVASRELKNGFAVVRPPGHHADHSTAMGFCFFNSVAIACRQLQQQSKASKILIVDWDVHHGNGTQQTFYQDPSVLYISLHRHDDGNFFPGSGAVDEVGAGSGEGFNVNVAWTGGLDPPMGDPEYLAAFRTVVMPIAREFSPDLVLVSAGFDAAEGHPAPLGGYHVSAKCFGYMTQQLMNLAGGAVVLALEGGHDLTAICDASEACVAALLGNKVDPLSEEGWKQKPNLNAIRSLEAVIRVHSKYWGCMQRLASCPDSWVPRVPGADKEEVEAVTALASLSVGILAEDRPSEQLVEEEEPMNL; this is encoded by the exons ATGCTCAGCAGCTTTTTGCCTCCTGTTCCCAGCCTGCCCAGTGACCCCCCAGAGCACTTCCCTCTGCGCAAGACAG TCTCTGAGCCCAACCTGAAGCTGCGCTATAAGCCCAAGAAGTCCCTGGAGCGGAGGAAGAATCCACTGCTCCGAAAGGAAAGTGCGCCCCCCAGCCTCCGGCGGCGGCCTGCAGAGACCCTCGGAG ACTCCTCCCCAAGTAGTAGCAGCACGCCTGCGTCAGGGTGCAGCTCCCCCAATGACAGCGAGCACGGCCCCAATCCCATCCTGGGCTCGGAG GCGCTCTTGGGCCAGCGGCTGCGGCTGCAGGAGACTTCTCTGGCCCCGTTCGCCTTGCCGACAGTGTCCTTGCTGCCCGCAATCACGCTGGGGCTGCCCGCCCCTGCCAGG GCTGACAGTGACCGCAGGACCCATCCGACTCTGGGCCCTCGGGGGCCGATCCTGGGGAGCCCCCACACTCCCCTCTTCCTGCCCCATGGCCTGGAGCCCGAGGCTGGGGGCACTTTGCCCTCTCGCCTGCAGCCCATTCTCCTCCTGGACCCCTCAGGCTCTCATGCCCCGCTGCTGACTG TGCCCGGGCTTGGGCCCTTGCCCTTCCACTTTGCCCAGTCCTTAATGACCACCGAGCGGCTCTCCGGGTCAGGTCTCCACTGGCCACTGAGCCGGACTCGCTCAGAGCCCCTGCCCCCCAGTGCCACCGCTCCCCCACCGCCGGGCCCCATGCAGCCCCGCCTGGAGCAACTCAAAACTCACGTCCAGGTGATCAAG aggtcAGCCAAACCGAGTGAGAAGCCCCGGCTGCGGCAGATACCTTCGGCTGAAGACCTGGAGACAGATGGTGGGGGACCGGGCCAGGTGGTAGATGATGGCCTGGAACACAGGGAGCTGAGCCATGGGCAGCCTGAGGCCAGAGGCCCTGCTCCTCTCCAGCAGCACCCCCAG GTGTTGCTCTGGGAACAGCAGCGACTGGCTGGGCGGCTCCCCCGGGGCAGCACCGGGGACACTGTGCTGCTTCCTCTGGCTCAGGGTGGGCACCGGCCTCTGTCCCGGGCTCAGTCTTCCCCAGCCGCACCTGCCTCACTGTCAGCCCCAGAACCTGCCAGCCAGGCGCGAGTCCTCTCCAGCTCAGAGACCCCTGCCAGGACCCTGCCCTTCACCACAG GGCTGATCTATGACTCGGTCATGCTGAAGCACCAGTGCTCCTGTGGTGACAACAGCAGGCACCCAGAGCACGCCGGCCGCATCCAGAGCATCTGGTCCCGGCTGCAGGAGCGGGGTCTCCGGAGCCAGTGTGAG TGTCTCCGAGGCCGGAAGGCCTCCCTGGAGGAGCTGCAGTCGGTCCACTCTGAGCGGCACGTGCTCCTCTATGGCACCAACCCGCTCAGCCGCCTCAAACTGGACAACGGGAAGCTGGCAG GGCTCCTGGCACAGCGGATGTTTGTGATGCTGCCCTGTGGTGGGGTTGGG GTGGACACTGACACCATCTGGAATGAGCTGCATTCCTCCAATGCAGCCCGCTGGGCCGCTGGCAGTGTCACTGACCTCGCCTTCAAAGTGGCTTCTCGTGAGCTGAAG AATGGTTTCGCTGTGGTGCGGCCCCCAGGACACCATGCAGATCATTCAACAGCCAT GGGCTTCTGCTTCTTCAACTCAGTGGCCATCGCCTGCCGGCAGCTGCAACAGCAGAGCAAGGCTAGCAAGATCCTCATTGTAGACTGG GACGTGCACCATGGCAACGGCACCCAGCAAACCTTCTACCAAGACCCCAGTGTGCTCTACATCTCCCTGCATCGCCATGACGATGGCAACTTCTTCCCGGGGAGTGGGGCTGTGGATGAG GTAGGGGCTGGCAGCGGTGAGGGCTTCAATGTCAATGTGGCCTGGACTGGAGGTCTGGATCCCCCCATGGGGGATCCTGAGTACCTGGCTGCTTTCAG GACAGTCGTGATGCCCATTGCCCGAGAGTTCTCTCCAGACCTAGTCCTGGTGTCTGCTGGATTTGATGCTGCTGAGGGTCACCCGGCCCCACTGGGTGGCTACCATGTTTCTGCCAAAT GTTTTGGGTACATGACGCAGCAACTGATGAACCTGGCAGGAGGTGCAGTGGTGCTGGCCTTGGAGGGTGGCCATGACCTCACAGCCATCTGTGACGCCTCTGAGGCCTGTGTGGCTGCTCTTCTGGGTAACAAG GTGGATCCCCTTTCAGAAGAAGGCTGGAAACAGAAACCCAACCTCAATGCCATCCGCTCTCTGGAGGCTGTGATCCGGGTGCACA GTAAATACTGGGGCTGCATGCAGCGCCTGGCCTCCTGTCCAGACTCCTGGGTGCCTAGAGTGCCAGGGGCTGACAAAGAAGAAGTGGAGGCA
- the HDAC7 gene encoding histone deacetylase 7 isoform X16, which yields MHSPGADGTQVSPGAHYRSPTGTGYFPRHFRRDTDLFIDSMFVECLSCGCPRPCADTPGPQPQPMDLRVGQRPPVEPPPEPTLLALQRPQRLHHHLFLAGLQQQRSVEPMRLSMDTPMPELQVGPQEQELRQLLHKDKSKRSAVASSVVKQKLAEVILKKQQAALERTVHSNSPGIPYRTLEPLETEGAARSMLSSFLPPVPSLPSDPPEHFPLRKTVSEPNLKLRYKPKKSLERRKNPLLRKESAPPSLRRRPAETLGDSSPSSSSTPASGCSSPNDSEHGPNPILGSEADSDRRTHPTLGPRGPILGSPHTPLFLPHGLEPEAGGTLPSRLQPILLLDPSGSHAPLLTVPGLGPLPFHFAQSLMTTERLSGSGLHWPLSRTRSEPLPPSATAPPPPGPMQPRLEQLKTHVQVIKRSAKPSEKPRLRQIPSAEDLETDGGGPGQVVDDGLEHRELSHGQPEARGPAPLQQHPQVLLWEQQRLAGRLPRGSTGDTVLLPLAQGGHRPLSRAQSSPAAPASLSAPEPASQARVLSSSETPARTLPFTTGLIYDSVMLKHQCSCGDNSRHPEHAGRIQSIWSRLQERGLRSQCECLRGRKASLEELQSVHSERHVLLYGTNPLSRLKLDNGKLAGLLAQRMFVMLPCGGVGVDTDTIWNELHSSNAARWAAGSVTDLAFKVASRELKNGFAVVRPPGHHADHSTAMGFCFFNSVAIACRQLQQQSKASKILIVDWDVHHGNGTQQTFYQDPSVLYISLHRHDDGNFFPGSGAVDEVGAGSGEGFNVNVAWTGGLDPPMGDPEYLAAFRTVVMPIAREFSPDLVLVSAGFDAAEGHPAPLGGYHVSAKCFGYMTQQLMNLAGGAVVLALEGGHDLTAICDASEACVAALLGNKVDPLSEEGWKQKPNLNAIRSLEAVIRVHSKYWGCMQRLASCPDSWVPRVPGADKEEVEAVTALASLSVGILAEDRPSEQLVEEEEPMNL from the exons ATGGGACCCAGGTGAGCCCGGGTGCCCACTATCGCAGCCCCACTGGCACAG GGTACTTTCCTCGACATTTTAGGAGAGACACCGATTTATTCATTGATTCTATGTTTGTGGAGTGCCTGTCATGTG gctgccCCAGGCCCTGTGCAGACACACCAGGCCCTCAGCCCCAGCCCATGGACCTGCGGGTGGGCCAGCGGCCCCCAGTGGAGCCCCCACCAGAGCCCACATTGCTGGCCCTGCAGCGTCCCCAGCGCCTGCACCACCACCTCTTCCTAGCAGGCCTGCAGCAGCAGCGCTCGGTGGAGCCCATGAGG CTCTCCATGGACACACCGATGCCCGAGTTGCAGGTGGGACCCCAGGAACAAGAGTTGCGGCAGCTTCTCCACAAGGACAAGAGCAAGCGAA GTGCTGTAGCCAGCAGCGTGGTCAAGCAGAAGCTGGCAGAGGTGATTCTGAAAAAACAGCAGGCAGCCCTAGAGAGAACAGTCCATTCCAACAGCCCCGGCATTCCCTACAG AACCCTGGAGCCCCTGGAGACGGAAGGAGCCGCCCGCTCCATGCTCAGCAGCTTTTTGCCTCCTGTTCCCAGCCTGCCCAGTGACCCCCCAGAGCACTTCCCTCTGCGCAAGACAG TCTCTGAGCCCAACCTGAAGCTGCGCTATAAGCCCAAGAAGTCCCTGGAGCGGAGGAAGAATCCACTGCTCCGAAAGGAAAGTGCGCCCCCCAGCCTCCGGCGGCGGCCTGCAGAGACCCTCGGAG ACTCCTCCCCAAGTAGTAGCAGCACGCCTGCGTCAGGGTGCAGCTCCCCCAATGACAGCGAGCACGGCCCCAATCCCATCCTGGGCTCGGAG GCTGACAGTGACCGCAGGACCCATCCGACTCTGGGCCCTCGGGGGCCGATCCTGGGGAGCCCCCACACTCCCCTCTTCCTGCCCCATGGCCTGGAGCCCGAGGCTGGGGGCACTTTGCCCTCTCGCCTGCAGCCCATTCTCCTCCTGGACCCCTCAGGCTCTCATGCCCCGCTGCTGACTG TGCCCGGGCTTGGGCCCTTGCCCTTCCACTTTGCCCAGTCCTTAATGACCACCGAGCGGCTCTCCGGGTCAGGTCTCCACTGGCCACTGAGCCGGACTCGCTCAGAGCCCCTGCCCCCCAGTGCCACCGCTCCCCCACCGCCGGGCCCCATGCAGCCCCGCCTGGAGCAACTCAAAACTCACGTCCAGGTGATCAAG aggtcAGCCAAACCGAGTGAGAAGCCCCGGCTGCGGCAGATACCTTCGGCTGAAGACCTGGAGACAGATGGTGGGGGACCGGGCCAGGTGGTAGATGATGGCCTGGAACACAGGGAGCTGAGCCATGGGCAGCCTGAGGCCAGAGGCCCTGCTCCTCTCCAGCAGCACCCCCAG GTGTTGCTCTGGGAACAGCAGCGACTGGCTGGGCGGCTCCCCCGGGGCAGCACCGGGGACACTGTGCTGCTTCCTCTGGCTCAGGGTGGGCACCGGCCTCTGTCCCGGGCTCAGTCTTCCCCAGCCGCACCTGCCTCACTGTCAGCCCCAGAACCTGCCAGCCAGGCGCGAGTCCTCTCCAGCTCAGAGACCCCTGCCAGGACCCTGCCCTTCACCACAG GGCTGATCTATGACTCGGTCATGCTGAAGCACCAGTGCTCCTGTGGTGACAACAGCAGGCACCCAGAGCACGCCGGCCGCATCCAGAGCATCTGGTCCCGGCTGCAGGAGCGGGGTCTCCGGAGCCAGTGTGAG TGTCTCCGAGGCCGGAAGGCCTCCCTGGAGGAGCTGCAGTCGGTCCACTCTGAGCGGCACGTGCTCCTCTATGGCACCAACCCGCTCAGCCGCCTCAAACTGGACAACGGGAAGCTGGCAG GGCTCCTGGCACAGCGGATGTTTGTGATGCTGCCCTGTGGTGGGGTTGGG GTGGACACTGACACCATCTGGAATGAGCTGCATTCCTCCAATGCAGCCCGCTGGGCCGCTGGCAGTGTCACTGACCTCGCCTTCAAAGTGGCTTCTCGTGAGCTGAAG AATGGTTTCGCTGTGGTGCGGCCCCCAGGACACCATGCAGATCATTCAACAGCCAT GGGCTTCTGCTTCTTCAACTCAGTGGCCATCGCCTGCCGGCAGCTGCAACAGCAGAGCAAGGCTAGCAAGATCCTCATTGTAGACTGG GACGTGCACCATGGCAACGGCACCCAGCAAACCTTCTACCAAGACCCCAGTGTGCTCTACATCTCCCTGCATCGCCATGACGATGGCAACTTCTTCCCGGGGAGTGGGGCTGTGGATGAG GTAGGGGCTGGCAGCGGTGAGGGCTTCAATGTCAATGTGGCCTGGACTGGAGGTCTGGATCCCCCCATGGGGGATCCTGAGTACCTGGCTGCTTTCAG GACAGTCGTGATGCCCATTGCCCGAGAGTTCTCTCCAGACCTAGTCCTGGTGTCTGCTGGATTTGATGCTGCTGAGGGTCACCCGGCCCCACTGGGTGGCTACCATGTTTCTGCCAAAT GTTTTGGGTACATGACGCAGCAACTGATGAACCTGGCAGGAGGTGCAGTGGTGCTGGCCTTGGAGGGTGGCCATGACCTCACAGCCATCTGTGACGCCTCTGAGGCCTGTGTGGCTGCTCTTCTGGGTAACAAG GTGGATCCCCTTTCAGAAGAAGGCTGGAAACAGAAACCCAACCTCAATGCCATCCGCTCTCTGGAGGCTGTGATCCGGGTGCACA GTAAATACTGGGGCTGCATGCAGCGCCTGGCCTCCTGTCCAGACTCCTGGGTGCCTAGAGTGCCAGGGGCTGACAAAGAAGAAGTGGAGGCA